One Gloeothece verrucosa PCC 7822 DNA window includes the following coding sequences:
- a CDS encoding DUF6272 family protein — translation MRQIFGDFREDLPEKCLMISFSPCSVPLQQRWCNNGLAADFVANYLATFFPPSEDDPKSVQRQANLKSAISYIANELLENATKFHDETSTLPIQFGTYLLQNLVILFATNCTSSSVVHKLESVIETLINSDPEELYIQHLENLAEDENSMNSGLGFLTIIQDYLAKIGWKIEPLQPDYNLVLVTTMVQITV, via the coding sequence ATGAGACAAATTTTTGGTGATTTTAGGGAAGATTTACCAGAAAAGTGTTTAATGATTAGCTTTTCACCTTGTTCTGTTCCCCTACAGCAGCGTTGGTGTAATAATGGGTTAGCGGCAGATTTTGTTGCTAATTATTTGGCAACTTTTTTCCCTCCTAGTGAGGATGACCCCAAGAGTGTTCAACGGCAAGCTAATCTAAAAAGTGCTATTAGTTATATTGCTAATGAATTATTGGAAAATGCTACTAAGTTTCATGATGAAACCTCAACGCTTCCCATTCAGTTTGGCACTTATTTACTGCAAAACCTTGTGATTTTATTTGCTACTAATTGTACTTCTAGTTCCGTCGTGCATAAGTTAGAATCAGTGATTGAAACCTTAATTAATTCTGACCCAGAAGAATTGTATATTCAGCATTTGGAAAACCTAGCTGAGGATGAAAATTCGATGAATTCTGGATTGGGATTTTTGACGATAATTCAGGATTATTTAGCTAAAATAGGATGGAAAATAGAGCCACTTCAACCGGATTACAATTTAGTGCTTGTAACAACGATGGTTCAAATTACGGTCTAA
- a CDS encoding HAMP domain-containing protein: MENNELNQEELTKKVEELQQEIESLKIDKADLEIVLETITEHSTNLENEIYGKNEILMKYLKQVEKITRAAAAIEQGTFEIESLNEVAARDDQLGQLARVFQNMVKQIKEREEKLKQQVEELKIEIDKTKKDKQVAEILETDNFKNLKRKLNRLKNKQNKD, translated from the coding sequence ATGGAAAATAACGAGTTAAATCAAGAAGAATTAACTAAAAAAGTCGAAGAACTTCAGCAAGAAATAGAGTCTTTAAAGATAGATAAAGCTGATTTAGAAATTGTCTTGGAAACCATTACCGAACATTCCACTAATTTAGAAAATGAAATTTATGGCAAAAATGAAATTTTAATGAAATATTTGAAGCAGGTAGAAAAAATTACTCGGGCGGCGGCGGCGATCGAACAAGGAACATTTGAAATAGAAAGTTTAAACGAAGTGGCGGCACGCGATGATCAACTAGGGCAACTAGCCCGGGTATTTCAAAATATGGTAAAGCAAATTAAAGAGAGAGAAGAAAAGTTAAAACAACAAGTTGAAGAGTTAAAAATAGAAATTGATAAAACAAAAAAGGATAAACAGGTAGCTGAAATTTTAGAGACGGATAATTTTAAAAATTTAAAACGTAAGTTGAACCGGCTTAAAAACAAGCAGAACAAAGATTAA
- a CDS encoding chemotaxis response regulator protein-glutamate methylesterase codes for MRIAIVNDTAKIVESLRRVIAKVPDYQVAWVARDGRQGINQCITDPPDVILMAVLMPHLDGAKTTQEIMIKSPCAILMITENLKRDSAKIFEAMGYGALDVVHLPMLGTEVEPEMTEILLDKIAMIGTLTGVNKKRRRYLPPHRSLSLTSVPLLVVIGASTGGPKALACILSHLPANLPAAIIIIQHLERQFVPNFVEWLDHQTPLTVLEAGEGSRPEMGKVLLAGTNDHLLLLPDLTVTYTKEPQNYPYRPSVDVFFKSVAQHVQGKGIAILLTGMGKDGAQGLSQLRSLGWHTIAQDQKTSVVYGMPKAAVQLNAATHVLPIDEIAPMITKLTQVWNSFGTAYP; via the coding sequence ATGAGAATAGCGATTGTTAATGACACAGCAAAGATCGTGGAATCTCTGCGGCGAGTGATCGCTAAGGTTCCAGATTATCAGGTTGCTTGGGTAGCTAGAGATGGACGGCAAGGAATCAATCAGTGTATTACTGATCCGCCCGATGTAATTTTAATGGCTGTCCTCATGCCGCATCTAGATGGCGCTAAGACGACTCAAGAGATTATGATAAAATCTCCCTGTGCAATTTTAATGATCACAGAAAATTTAAAACGGGATTCAGCTAAAATTTTTGAAGCGATGGGTTATGGAGCTTTAGATGTGGTTCATCTGCCCATGCTAGGAACTGAAGTAGAGCCAGAAATGACTGAGATTTTACTGGATAAAATTGCTATGATTGGCACTTTAACAGGAGTCAATAAAAAGCGTAGGAGATATTTACCCCCTCATCGATCTTTGAGTTTAACTTCTGTTCCTCTGTTAGTGGTTATTGGTGCATCCACTGGAGGACCAAAAGCGCTCGCTTGCATATTATCTCATTTACCGGCTAATTTGCCGGCAGCGATCATCATTATTCAACATTTAGAGCGTCAATTTGTGCCTAATTTCGTTGAATGGTTGGATCATCAAACTCCTTTAACGGTATTAGAAGCAGGCGAAGGAAGCCGCCCAGAAATGGGTAAAGTTTTGTTAGCTGGTACAAACGATCATCTATTATTGCTCCCCGATTTGACGGTAACATACACTAAGGAGCCACAAAATTATCCTTACCGTCCAAGTGTAGATGTCTTTTTTAAAAGTGTTGCTCAACACGTTCAAGGTAAAGGAATTGCTATACTTTTAACGGGAATGGGGAAAGATGGGGCCCAAGGGTTAAGTCAGTTACGTTCTCTGGGATGGCATACCATCGCACAAGACCAAAAGACCTCTGTGGTTTATGGAATGCCAAAAGCGGCTGTACAGTTAAATGCGGCTACTCATGTGCTACCCATTGATGAGATCGCGCCAATGATCACAAAACTGACTCAGGTGTGGAACTCGTTCGGCACCGCGTATCCTTAA
- a CDS encoding slr1659 superfamily regulator translates to MEIQSENYHIDYDPQTMVINFRGSFRLNGMKDYGPIIEFLNKVAAEEPPLIILDLQKLEFLNSSGISMLSRFIINVRKKQKSNMVVKGSKKIDWQNKSLKNLQRLMPSLVLELNEL, encoded by the coding sequence ATGGAAATTCAATCGGAAAATTACCATATTGATTATGATCCCCAAACAATGGTTATCAACTTTAGAGGTTCATTTAGGTTAAATGGAATGAAGGATTATGGGCCGATCATCGAGTTTTTAAATAAAGTGGCAGCCGAAGAACCGCCGCTCATTATTCTGGATTTACAAAAATTGGAATTTTTAAATAGTTCGGGAATCAGTATGTTATCTAGATTTATTATTAATGTGCGAAAAAAACAAAAAAGTAATATGGTAGTTAAAGGGTCTAAAAAAATTGATTGGCAAAATAAATCTTTAAAAAACTTACAGCGTTTAATGCCTAGTCTAGTTCTCGAATTAAATGAGTTGTAA
- a CDS encoding RNA-guided endonuclease InsQ/TnpB family protein, producing the protein MLLSIKTKLKLNKRQKTLMAKHAGIARFTYNWGLATWNDLYKSRLKPNIYLLKKFFNKHLKAEYAWIKEKGICQKITQYAFEHLGQAFSRFFQGIGEKPQFKKKGKHDSFTLDNGGKPLNVGGRSLKLPTIGWVKTYEALPHTTCKKFTISRTADEWFISFTYEQDKKPTNKEYEVVGVDLGVKTLATLSTGKVFPNQKHYKRNLNKLQKLSRSYSRKVKGSNNLLKAQIKLARYHAKIKNVRHDNLHKITTYIAKNHKLIVMEDLNVKGMLSLDKLSQSIADCGFYEFKRQLTYKADKFGSELLLASRWFPSSKTCSNCGCKKEKLLLSDRVFNCDSCGFSIDRDLNASINISRLAETTKPA; encoded by the coding sequence GTGCTTCTTTCCATCAAAACAAAGCTCAAACTAAATAAGCGTCAAAAAACCCTTATGGCTAAACACGCTGGCATAGCGCGTTTTACCTATAATTGGGGGTTGGCTACTTGGAATGACTTGTATAAATCCCGATTGAAGCCTAATATATACCTACTTAAAAAGTTTTTCAACAAGCATTTAAAAGCCGAATATGCTTGGATAAAAGAAAAAGGAATTTGCCAAAAGATAACACAGTATGCTTTTGAACACCTAGGCCAGGCTTTTAGCCGATTTTTTCAAGGAATTGGAGAAAAACCCCAATTCAAGAAAAAGGGAAAACATGACTCTTTTACGCTCGATAATGGTGGTAAGCCTTTAAATGTAGGAGGACGTTCTTTAAAACTACCAACTATTGGTTGGGTTAAAACTTATGAAGCGCTTCCCCACACGACTTGTAAAAAGTTCACTATTTCTAGGACGGCCGATGAATGGTTTATTTCTTTTACATATGAACAAGATAAAAAGCCAACAAATAAGGAATATGAGGTAGTAGGTGTAGATTTGGGGGTGAAAACTCTTGCTACCTTAAGCACGGGCAAGGTTTTCCCCAATCAAAAGCATTACAAAAGAAATTTAAATAAGCTCCAAAAGCTGTCTAGATCATATTCTCGTAAAGTTAAAGGAAGTAATAACCTTCTTAAAGCCCAAATCAAACTAGCAAGATATCACGCTAAGATTAAGAACGTTCGACATGATAATCTTCACAAAATTACTACTTATATCGCTAAAAACCACAAGCTTATAGTAATGGAAGATTTAAACGTTAAAGGAATGCTATCATTAGACAAACTATCGCAATCTATTGCTGATTGTGGATTTTATGAATTCAAAAGGCAATTGACCTATAAAGCTGATAAGTTTGGTTCGGAGTTATTGTTAGCTTCTAGATGGTTCCCTAGTTCAAAAACTTGCTCAAATTGCGGTTGTAAGAAAGAAAAACTCTTACTATCTGATAGAGTTTTTAATTGTGATAGTTGTGGCTTTTCAATAGATCGTGATTTAAACGCTTCGATTAATATAAGTCGTTTGGCTGAGACGACTAAGCCTGCTTGA
- a CDS encoding inositol monophosphatase family protein gives MENFWTEVLQLAETTTKRVGSQLIADFGKLQATKKEDGSLVTKADRWADEEITQAITATFKDHGVLGEETSHIFPANDWCWIIDPIDGTTNFTRGVPIWGISLGLLYRGTPVFGYVYLPLLNHSYYGYWLENSGLIGPVGAYLNGEPIHTSTDAPSKSHLFNLCARSIDVLKQPFPCKIRMIGVASYNILLVAVGAALGGVEATPKIWDIAAVWVILQAAGGAFIALDKTEIFPLTVGQNYGKNSFPCLVVSREELVPVFKPLVEFLANSN, from the coding sequence ATGGAAAATTTTTGGACAGAGGTATTACAATTAGCCGAGACGACCACAAAAAGAGTAGGTAGTCAGTTAATCGCTGATTTTGGCAAATTACAGGCTACTAAAAAAGAAGATGGCAGTTTAGTCACTAAAGCTGATCGTTGGGCCGATGAAGAAATTACCCAGGCCATCACAGCTACATTTAAAGATCATGGTGTTTTGGGCGAAGAAACTAGCCATATTTTCCCCGCTAATGATTGGTGTTGGATTATTGATCCCATTGATGGCACCACTAACTTTACCCGAGGTGTGCCCATTTGGGGAATATCGCTAGGATTATTGTATCGAGGTACTCCCGTTTTTGGATATGTCTATTTGCCTCTGTTAAATCACTCTTATTATGGCTATTGGTTAGAGAATTCGGGTTTAATTGGACCTGTAGGCGCTTATTTAAATGGAGAACCCATTCATACCAGTACAGATGCGCCTTCAAAAAGTCATCTGTTTAATCTCTGCGCTCGTAGTATTGATGTTCTAAAACAGCCTTTTCCTTGTAAGATTCGCATGATTGGGGTAGCCAGTTATAATATTTTGCTGGTGGCCGTTGGTGCGGCTTTAGGTGGGGTGGAAGCTACGCCGAAAATTTGGGATATTGCCGCCGTTTGGGTTATTCTCCAAGCCGCAGGCGGAGCATTTATTGCTTTAGACAAAACGGAAATTTTTCCCTTGACTGTAGGACAAAATTATGGTAAAAATTCATTTCCTTGTCTAGTGGTCAGTCGTGAAGAATTAGTGCCTGTATTTAAACCTTTAGTGGAGTTTTTAGCGAACTCAAATTGA